The proteins below are encoded in one region of Ricinus communis isolate WT05 ecotype wild-type chromosome 6, ASM1957865v1, whole genome shotgun sequence:
- the LOC112534278 gene encoding uncharacterized protein LOC112534278 — MEAHSFSSRITIDSLSSQIPKVLNSQSSSSSSRSSKPTNTTQVFNFLDDFSLVETALSSYYYLVDTPSPFLSMSSSSIYDLSLQDESDEKVAMDANDELVKPSSLKSGRVAVGKGLEPLKDSTGRLYPPPITCLKLFKTGKPYTYLTFKEDDGSFVFENIKIPNRDILHASRAEGRLKLYFDTSADEF; from the coding sequence ATGGAAGCTCATAGTTTCTCCAGCAGGATTACCATCGACTCCCTATCATCTCAAATACCAAAAGTGTTGAATTCCCAGTCTTCATCATCCTCATCAAGATCCTCCAAACCCACTAACACCACCCaggttttcaattttcttgatGATTTTTCTCTTGTAGAGACTGCTTTATCATCCTACTACTATCTTGTAGACACACCATCACCTTTCTTATCCATGTCCTCCTCATCCATATATGATCTTTCTTTACAAGATGAATCTGACGAAAAGGTTGCCATGGATGCAAACGATGAGCTTGTCAAGCCTTCATCTCTAAAAAGTGGAAGGGTGGCCGTGGGGAAAGGTTTGGAACCATTGAAGGATTCAACAGGAAGGTTGTATCCTCCACCGATTACTTGCTTGAAACTGTTCAAGACTGGCAAGCCCTATACTTACCTTACTTTTAAAGAGGATGATGGTAGCtttgtttttgaaaatatcaagATCCCTAATCGAGATATCTTACATGCTTCCAGAGCAGAAGGGCGGCTGAAGCTCTACTTTGATACTTCAGCGGATGAGTTTTAG